GGGCGGCAATCGGGCCGCATCCGCGCCTCGCACCCCGCTCCGCGGAGGGCCGATGGTTCCCGTTCCCGCGTCGTCCCCGCTTGTCCCCGCGGCCGCCCCCCGGCCGGCGGCGGACGCGTGGGGCTGGGAATCGTTCGCCGGGCGGATCGCCGAATTGGCGGCGCTCGGCGGCGCGGCGCGGCTGTCGCTGGCCTTCGGGCTGGTCCGGGAGGCCCAGCGGCGCGGCGAGCCGGCGGCGTGGGTCGCGGCGGGCGCCGGCTCGTTCTATCCCCCCGACGCCGCCGCCTGCGGCGTCCGGCTCGAGGCGCTGCCGGTGGTCTTCGTCCCCGGCCTCGCCGCCGCCGCCCGCGCCGCCGACACGCTGCTCCGCTCCGGCGGCTTCGGCTTGGTCGTCGTGGACGTCGTCGGCGCCGCGGGGGAGCTCCCCGCGCCGCTGGCCACCCGGCTGGCCGGTCTGGCCCGCAAGCACGACGCGGCGGTCGTCTTTCTCGCCGAGGCGGCGGAAGGCGCGCCGTCCCTCACGCCGCTCGTCGGCCTCCGCTGCGCCGCGCGGCGCGCCGAGGCCGGCCCGGGACGGTTCGTCTGCCGCGCCGAAGCGCTCAAGGACAAGCGCCGCGGGCCGGGCTGGGCGCACGAGGAGATTCGCCGTGGGCCGGTGGGGCTGCGTTGACGTCCCGTCGCTGCCGCTGCAGCTCCTGCTGCGGCGCACGGGGGACGACGGCCCGGCGGCGGTCGTCGCCGAGGACGCGCCGTTGGCCCGCGTGCTGTGGGTCAACGAGGCCGCGCGCCGCCGCGGCATCCTCCCCGGCCAGCGCCACGCCGCGGCGTTGGCCCTCTGCCGCACGCT
This window of the bacterium genome carries:
- a CDS encoding recombinase A; the protein is MVPVPASSPLVPAAAPRPAADAWGWESFAGRIAELAALGGAARLSLAFGLVREAQRRGEPAAWVAAGAGSFYPPDAAACGVRLEALPVVFVPGLAAAARAADTLLRSGGFGLVVVDVVGAAGELPAPLATRLAGLARKHDAAVVFLAEAAEGAPSLTPLVGLRCAARRAEAGPGRFVCRAEALKDKRRGPGWAHEEIRRGPVGLR